One window of Gemmatimonadaceae bacterium genomic DNA carries:
- a CDS encoding SURF1 family protein — translation MRDDRSPAPGTRPRVFVFIVLAVAIAAGCIRLGFWQLDRLAWRRALNAEVASHFTAPPVPVESLPADSAAMRYRRVTVTGVFDYANEVLITQRIRGGSPGVNLLTPLRVAGRDTAYLVNRGWVYSPNGKDVDRAAWREPDTAQVLAFALPASTPDSGAAGITSPKIMRTLDFAEVQKGMPYPVKPLLLVQLGDTAPRAGIPPRLVPPPPSEGAHKSYAVQWFSFATIALLGAGIFAYNDRRRHLPRVDDT, via the coding sequence GTGCGCGACGACCGCAGTCCGGCGCCCGGCACCCGCCCGCGCGTCTTCGTCTTCATCGTGCTCGCCGTCGCCATCGCCGCCGGCTGCATCCGCCTCGGGTTCTGGCAGCTCGACCGGCTCGCATGGCGACGCGCGCTGAACGCCGAGGTCGCGTCCCACTTCACGGCACCCCCCGTCCCGGTCGAGTCGCTGCCCGCCGACAGCGCCGCCATGCGCTACCGTCGCGTCACCGTCACCGGTGTCTTCGACTACGCCAACGAGGTGCTCATCACGCAGCGCATCCGCGGCGGCTCACCGGGCGTGAACCTGCTCACGCCATTGCGCGTCGCCGGACGCGACACGGCGTACCTCGTCAACCGCGGCTGGGTCTACTCACCCAATGGCAAGGATGTCGACCGCGCGGCGTGGCGCGAGCCCGACACGGCGCAGGTGCTGGCCTTCGCCCTCCCGGCCTCGACCCCCGACTCCGGTGCGGCAGGGATCACGAGCCCGAAGATCATGCGCACGCTCGATTTCGCCGAAGTGCAGAAGGGCATGCCGTACCCCGTGAAGCCCCTCCTGCTCGTGCAACTGGGCGACACCGCACCCAGGGCCGGCATCCCCCCGCGCCTCGTCCCGCCGCCACCCAGCGAGGGCGCCCACAAGAGCTACGCCGTGCAGTGGTTCAGCTTCGCCACCATCGCGCTGCTCGGCGCCGGCATCTTCGCGTACAACGACCGCCGCCGCCACCTCCCGCGCGTCGACGACACCTGA
- a CDS encoding DUF72 domain-containing protein, which yields MAATIRLGTQGWNYDAWVGAFYPSGTKAPDYLGVYSRAFPTVEIDSTFYAIPSVRSVRGWGNKVPEGFKFALKLPQEITHDNRLRDSADLTNLFLDRARELEDKLGIVLIQLGPDFAPSELPALAAFLPTLPVREIPFAIEFRQRGWINEGVLALLREYSVALTLTDARWIPRKQMLALAETPTSPTAYLRWMGPNRDFTDYSHIQVDRTRELNAWATAIKGLQTRVKTIYGFVNNHFSGHSPESVRQLQRLLGQVPVTPDQLGEQMTLF from the coding sequence ATGGCAGCCACGATCCGGCTCGGCACTCAGGGCTGGAACTACGACGCGTGGGTCGGCGCGTTCTATCCGTCCGGCACGAAAGCGCCCGATTACCTCGGCGTGTACTCGCGCGCGTTCCCGACGGTCGAGATCGACTCGACGTTCTACGCCATTCCGTCGGTGCGCAGCGTGCGCGGGTGGGGCAACAAGGTCCCCGAGGGCTTCAAGTTCGCCCTCAAACTCCCGCAGGAAATCACGCACGACAACCGTCTCCGTGATTCCGCCGACCTCACGAACCTCTTCCTCGATCGCGCCCGCGAACTCGAGGACAAGCTTGGGATCGTCCTGATCCAGCTCGGCCCCGATTTCGCGCCCTCGGAGCTCCCCGCGCTCGCCGCGTTCCTCCCCACCCTCCCGGTCCGCGAGATCCCGTTCGCGATCGAGTTCCGCCAGCGCGGATGGATCAACGAGGGCGTCCTCGCCCTGCTGCGTGAATACAGCGTCGCACTGACGCTCACCGACGCCCGCTGGATCCCGCGCAAGCAGATGCTCGCCTTGGCCGAAACCCCGACCTCACCCACCGCCTACCTGCGCTGGATGGGACCCAACCGGGACTTCACCGACTACAGTCACATCCAGGTCGACCGCACCCGCGAGCTCAACGCCTGGGCCACCGCCATCAAGGGACTGCAGACGCGCGTGAAGACGATCTACGGCTTCGTGAACAACCATTTCTCCGGCCACAGCCCCGAGAGTGTCCGCCAGCTCCAGCGTCTCCTCGGCCAGGTGCCGGTGACGCCGGACCAGCTCGGCGAACAGATGACACTGTTCTAG